In one window of Paraflavitalea soli DNA:
- a CDS encoding phosphoribosylpyrophosphate synthetase yields MQKNESLTDALAGLREKGYEADFATDTFCLYCSDLDMRLDPEEFHVDKTYRFEGNTGDGEEARLYAISSPLGVKGILVDTDGTGARHLNVEMAKKLYGDQDLLD; encoded by the coding sequence ATGCAAAAGAATGAATCACTCACCGATGCATTGGCCGGACTCCGGGAAAAAGGTTACGAGGCCGATTTTGCCACAGATACTTTCTGCCTGTACTGCAGCGATCTCGACATGAGACTGGATCCCGAAGAGTTTCATGTGGATAAAACCTACCGCTTTGAAGGCAATACAGGTGATGGTGAAGAGGCGCGCCTATACGCAATTTCTTCACCCCTCGGTGTCAAAGGCATCCTGGTCGATACCGACGGAACAGGCGCCAGACACCTGAATGTTGAAATGGCCAAAAAACTGTATGGTGATCAGGACTTACTCGATTGA
- a CDS encoding tail fiber domain-containing protein, whose product MRTISTTAILLMLTLLTQAQVPDTLLAVRDASQNTRMSVHANGGLFVGGAYNSSPFPGLVAEGAGTRLLWYPEKAAFRAGDVTGTQWDDANIGWWSVAIGEDTRASGESSVAFGKRCVAAQVSSFAVGEQNTASGAASVALGYHAHTNARQGSFVFADRSTVDTLRAGVNHSANWRVSGGFRIFTSSNLSTGVTLQSGASVSNWGQSSAVISTSTGAMLSTGGVWQNASDVHRKHLFEDVQGEAILDKLRSIPIRRWGYLSEADDVRHLGPTAQDFYAAFGLGSDERSIGTVDADGVALAGVQALDVRTREQAAGIQKLEQENAVLRERLQALEQHVGRDRANMPVTMLLAAGVIGLCLLLVRRHKAISN is encoded by the coding sequence ATGCGTACAATTTCAACTACTGCTATTTTACTGATGCTGACGCTGCTAACGCAGGCACAAGTACCTGACACGCTATTGGCCGTTCGTGATGCGAGCCAAAATACGCGCATGAGTGTTCATGCCAATGGCGGTCTGTTTGTTGGCGGCGCCTACAATAGTTCCCCTTTTCCCGGACTGGTAGCCGAAGGTGCAGGCACCCGTCTATTGTGGTATCCTGAAAAAGCAGCCTTCCGGGCAGGTGATGTAACGGGCACCCAATGGGATGATGCCAATATTGGCTGGTGGTCGGTGGCTATTGGGGAAGATACCCGGGCCTCTGGCGAAAGTTCGGTGGCATTTGGGAAGCGATGTGTGGCTGCCCAGGTTTCAAGCTTTGCGGTAGGGGAACAAAATACCGCTTCGGGTGCGGCCTCGGTAGCACTCGGTTATCATGCACACACGAATGCGCGCCAGGGTAGTTTCGTATTTGCCGACCGTTCAACAGTGGATACCCTCCGGGCGGGGGTGAACCATTCGGCCAACTGGCGTGTATCGGGGGGCTTCCGGATATTCACTTCTTCCAACCTGAGTACAGGGGTAACGCTTCAATCGGGGGCCAGTGTGAGCAACTGGGGCCAGTCCAGTGCGGTGATCTCTACCTCCACAGGCGCTATGCTGAGCACGGGCGGTGTATGGCAGAATGCCTCGGATGTTCACCGCAAGCATCTTTTTGAGGATGTGCAGGGGGAAGCCATTCTTGACAAGCTGCGCAGTATTCCCATCCGCCGCTGGGGCTACCTGAGTGAGGCTGACGATGTGCGGCATTTGGGTCCTACGGCGCAGGATTTCTATGCGGCGTTTGGCCTGGGCAGTGATGAACGGAGTATTGGAACAGTGGATGCAGACGGGGTGGCGCTGGCAGGTGTACAGGCGCTCGATGTGCGTACCCGGGAACAGGCAGCAGGGATACAAAAACTGGAGCAGGAAAATGCAGTACTGCGTGAACGGCTACAGGCTTTGGAACAGCACGTAGGCAGGGATAGGGCAAACATGCCGGTGACCATGCTGCTGGCGGCTGGGGTGATTGGCCTGTGCCTGCTACTGGTGCGCCGGCATAAAGCAATATCCAATTAA
- a CDS encoding NAD(P)H-dependent oxidoreductase — protein sequence MKHLIIYAHPNPNSLSSHFKNTLAQHLQINSHEVVVRDLYQLNFNATLSLDDMEGQRKGQVADDVKQEQQFIDWADCISFIHPIWWTGLPAIMKGYIDRVFSYGFAYRYDQGVQKGLLKGKQALIINTHGKSHEEYSAVGMDKALSLTSDKGIYSYCGFDIKKHFFFDKADRPSPESIENWTNQIVSIF from the coding sequence ATGAAACATTTAATTATTTATGCCCATCCCAATCCAAACAGCCTAAGCAGCCATTTCAAGAATACATTGGCCCAACATCTTCAGATAAATTCGCATGAGGTAGTAGTAAGAGATTTATACCAATTAAATTTCAACGCCACACTTTCCCTGGATGACATGGAAGGGCAACGAAAAGGCCAAGTGGCTGACGATGTAAAACAAGAACAGCAATTTATTGATTGGGCCGATTGTATTTCATTCATACACCCCATTTGGTGGACAGGATTGCCGGCAATAATGAAAGGGTATATTGACAGAGTATTTAGTTATGGCTTTGCTTACCGTTACGACCAGGGTGTTCAAAAAGGATTGCTTAAAGGAAAGCAGGCGCTTATCATTAATACTCACGGAAAATCCCATGAAGAGTATAGTGCTGTTGGAATGGACAAAGCTTTATCCCTTACATCAGACAAAGGCATTTACAGCTATTGCGGTTTTGATATAAAAAAGCATTTCTTTTTTGACAAAGCCGACAGGCCTTCTCCGGAAAGTATTGAGAACTGGACTAATCAAATTGTATCAATTTTTTAA
- a CDS encoding alpha/beta hydrolase — protein MAQPNNATKAENDPRIFKEVRGFLKALNAGPGKPIEQLTPTAARQVLTDAQNSVPFEYAAVDESEKTITQDGQQVTIHIVKPKAVKAGAPVFIYIHGGGWVLGDYPTHRRLVRDLVMGSGAVAVFPDYTPSPEARYPVAIEQIYAATKWVAAHGAEIGVDGKNLAVAGNSVGGNMTAAVALMAKDRKGPAIKLQVMLWPVTDANFGTGSYNELGEGRFLTKNMMIWFWDNYLPDTQKRTDIYASPLRATLEQLKGLPPALVQSAENDVLRDEGEAYARKLDEAGVPVTLTRYAGLIHDYGLLNPLANVPAVKTALLQAAAAIKKSLSY, from the coding sequence ATGGCACAACCTAATAATGCTACCAAAGCAGAAAATGATCCACGCATCTTTAAAGAAGTAAGAGGTTTTCTAAAAGCACTCAATGCAGGCCCGGGTAAGCCCATTGAGCAACTGACTCCCACAGCAGCGCGACAGGTATTGACCGATGCGCAAAACTCCGTACCATTCGAATATGCAGCTGTTGATGAGTCGGAAAAAACGATCACACAGGATGGACAGCAAGTAACCATTCACATTGTAAAGCCCAAAGCTGTTAAAGCAGGCGCTCCCGTCTTTATCTATATTCACGGAGGCGGATGGGTATTGGGCGATTATCCCACCCACAGGCGCCTGGTAAGAGACCTGGTAATGGGTAGTGGCGCCGTGGCTGTTTTTCCCGACTATACACCATCTCCCGAAGCCCGCTATCCCGTGGCGATCGAACAAATATATGCGGCCACGAAATGGGTAGCAGCACATGGTGCAGAAATAGGTGTCGATGGAAAGAACCTTGCCGTGGCAGGCAATAGCGTAGGCGGCAATATGACGGCAGCAGTGGCACTGATGGCCAAAGACAGAAAAGGCCCTGCTATTAAACTCCAGGTAATGTTGTGGCCTGTAACTGATGCGAATTTCGGAACCGGCTCCTACAATGAACTGGGAGAAGGAAGGTTCCTCACTAAAAATATGATGATCTGGTTCTGGGACAATTACCTGCCCGATACGCAAAAGCGCACCGACATATATGCCTCCCCTTTAAGGGCTACCCTGGAACAATTAAAAGGGCTACCCCCGGCCCTGGTACAGTCCGCCGAAAACGATGTGCTGCGCGATGAGGGAGAGGCTTATGCCCGTAAGTTAGACGAAGCTGGCGTGCCCGTAACCCTCACCCGCTATGCCGGCCTCATCCATGATTATGGTTTGTTGAATCCCCTGGCCAATGTACCCGCAGTTAAAACAGCTTTACTACAGGCTGCTGCCGCCATCAAAAAATCGCTTAGCTATTAA
- a CDS encoding alpha/beta hydrolase: protein MSSFKLVLSATWLAAIAIFSVSPNANAQSVTKGVKNIVLVHGAFADGSSYAKIIPILQAKGYNVIAVQNPLTALEDDVAATKRAIALMDGPVLLVGHSYGGMVITEAGNDPKVVGLLYICALVPSDGQSVGDVTSAFPPAPGSAEIRPDAEGFLSLTPKGINSFFAQDLPAPERKVVFATQVPWATRATTTKISNAAWKIKPSWYIVGTDDHMVPVALARAESKMIKATTIELNSSHIPMVSQPKKVADFIVAAATTL, encoded by the coding sequence ATGTCCAGTTTCAAACTAGTATTGTCTGCCACCTGGCTGGCGGCAATAGCGATCTTTTCAGTATCTCCAAACGCAAATGCCCAATCAGTTACCAAAGGAGTAAAAAATATTGTATTGGTGCATGGCGCCTTTGCGGATGGTTCCAGTTATGCAAAGATTATTCCCATCCTCCAGGCCAAAGGGTACAATGTCATCGCTGTGCAAAATCCCCTGACTGCGCTCGAAGATGATGTGGCGGCCACCAAACGCGCCATTGCCTTAATGGATGGCCCTGTATTGCTGGTAGGCCATTCTTATGGCGGCATGGTGATCACCGAAGCCGGCAATGATCCCAAAGTAGTAGGGCTGCTCTACATCTGCGCCCTGGTACCCAGCGATGGCCAATCCGTTGGCGACGTAACATCCGCTTTCCCGCCGGCGCCAGGCAGTGCTGAGATCAGGCCCGATGCTGAAGGCTTCTTAAGTTTAACACCCAAAGGCATCAATTCCTTTTTTGCGCAGGACCTGCCTGCTCCCGAAAGAAAAGTGGTTTTTGCTACCCAGGTTCCATGGGCTACAAGAGCTACCACCACTAAAATATCCAACGCAGCCTGGAAGATCAAACCCTCCTGGTACATCGTAGGTACCGATGATCATATGGTGCCCGTAGCCCTGGCACGGGCAGAATCCAAAATGATCAAAGCTACTACCATCGAGCTCAATTCCAGCCATATACCCATGGTGTCCCAGCCTAAAAAGGTAGCTGACTTTATTGTTGCAGCGGCCACCACATTATAA
- a CDS encoding T9SS type A sorting domain-containing protein encodes MKSIYILLLHLLLAGSLWAQQVQVGAGASVVLYPGSSFSSNGLVLTPSTTTTLSGFTIDNSTTVNHPFGPTYVTRVYQFNPTGPAFSGDIRFNYTDGELNGLTESALQVIVYNGTSWQAAGTSVNDGTLNYVDATGISNLLLGEVILANSLALPLRWGPISATRQQNTVTVRWITEQEQQVSHFDVERSTDGLHWATAIAGIAAGNQSHRREYVQSDKTDHTGALYYRIRQTDIDGRYTFSKVAMVGAWRGMDPLTVQPNPASGYFSVTGIAADEVVQTDLYTPGGALIKTWKGYQQRYTLPALAAGVYYARIHLANGQMVSRQLAVQ; translated from the coding sequence ATGAAAAGCATATACATATTGCTACTGCATTTATTACTGGCCGGCAGCCTATGGGCACAACAGGTGCAGGTGGGAGCGGGGGCTTCGGTAGTGCTTTATCCGGGTAGTAGCTTCTCCAGCAACGGGCTTGTGCTGACACCCTCCACCACCACTACCCTCTCAGGATTTACCATTGATAACAGTACGACGGTGAACCATCCATTTGGCCCCACCTATGTAACGCGGGTATACCAGTTTAACCCAACAGGACCGGCATTTTCCGGCGATATCCGGTTCAACTATACGGATGGTGAATTGAACGGGCTTACGGAATCGGCGCTGCAAGTGATCGTGTATAATGGTACCAGCTGGCAGGCAGCAGGCACCAGCGTGAATGATGGCACGTTGAATTATGTGGATGCTACTGGCATCAGCAACCTGCTACTGGGAGAAGTGATCCTGGCGAACAGCCTTGCGCTGCCATTACGGTGGGGACCGATATCGGCCACGCGGCAACAGAACACGGTGACGGTCCGGTGGATCACGGAACAGGAACAGCAGGTGAGTCATTTTGACGTGGAAAGAAGCACAGACGGACTGCATTGGGCAACAGCGATCGCTGGCATCGCAGCCGGTAATCAATCGCACCGGCGGGAATATGTGCAATCAGATAAGACAGATCATACAGGGGCTTTATACTACCGTATACGGCAGACAGATATAGACGGACGGTATACTTTTTCTAAAGTGGCGATGGTGGGCGCCTGGCGGGGTATGGATCCATTGACGGTGCAACCCAATCCGGCCAGCGGCTATTTCAGTGTTACAGGCATTGCAGCGGATGAGGTAGTGCAGACTGACCTGTATACACCGGGAGGGGCTTTGATCAAAACCTGGAAGGGGTATCAACAACGTTATACTTTACCTGCGCTGGCAGCAGGCGTTTATTATGCCCGCATTCACCTGGCCAATGGTCAAATGGTGAGCAGGCAACTGGCTGTGCAATAA
- a CDS encoding SDR family oxidoreductase: MKIVVIGGTGLIGSKVVANLRQLGHQVIAASPATGVNTITGEGLAEAMNNTDVVVDLANSPSFEDKAVLEFFQTAGSNLLAAEINAGVKHHIALSIVGVDLMQDSGYMRAKLVQENLIKKSGVPYTIVRSTQFLEFLAGIANQATDGNEVHISTVQFQPIASDDVATFVTQAAVAGPINGFIEIAGPERFTQSDIIALFLQKTNDPRKVVPNGKAQYFGAQISDTALVPAGKANLGTITFEKWLDSSKTRV; the protein is encoded by the coding sequence ATGAAAATCGTAGTTATTGGAGGCACTGGCCTCATCGGGAGCAAAGTAGTCGCCAATCTTCGTCAATTGGGTCATCAGGTTATCGCTGCTTCCCCGGCCACGGGTGTCAACACCATTACCGGTGAGGGCTTAGCCGAAGCTATGAACAATACAGATGTGGTGGTGGACCTTGCCAACTCTCCCTCTTTTGAGGACAAAGCTGTCCTGGAATTCTTTCAAACAGCCGGCAGCAACTTACTGGCAGCTGAGATCAATGCAGGCGTAAAGCACCACATTGCGCTTTCCATTGTAGGCGTCGACCTGATGCAGGACAGCGGCTATATGCGCGCCAAACTGGTACAGGAGAACCTGATTAAAAAATCTGGCGTACCTTACACCATCGTGCGGAGTACCCAATTCCTTGAATTCCTGGCGGGCATCGCCAACCAGGCTACGGATGGAAATGAAGTACACATTTCTACCGTACAATTCCAACCCATCGCTTCTGATGATGTAGCAACTTTTGTAACCCAGGCTGCAGTGGCTGGCCCCATCAATGGCTTTATTGAAATTGCCGGGCCTGAGCGCTTTACGCAGTCAGACATCATTGCCCTGTTCCTGCAAAAAACTAATGACCCACGCAAGGTGGTCCCTAACGGCAAGGCTCAGTACTTCGGTGCACAGATCAGTGATACGGCCCTGGTGCCTGCCGGTAAAGCAAATCTGGGAACCATCACGTTTGAAAAATGGTTAGACTCCTCAAAAACCAGGGTTTAA
- a CDS encoding T9SS type B sorting domain-containing protein produces MKCKLIRNLLVGCMLAATALPVLAQTQACPVNINFATGDLANWSAATGLMSGSLLNYPFPNNGVTTIPEYTIGVTGIQVNTSATTDPFGYFTTIPTINGYSYSYSVKLGSTATSFDLGRGNNPGGFTRSVTYTIQVPAGPVSEPYTMTYAYALVLENGTHNSNEQPLFKATLNTPDSIITCASPEYYLPTFNNAGQGGGGGGGGGGGSSTGATLDSATAIAQGFINSNTPFFSHSGGGGGGGGGGGGQYLYDVWTKEWTEVTFDLSAYRGKQVTLTFQANNCNPGAHFAYAYVALRNSCAGLEISGPQIACANSTFTYSIPALANAAYSWTVPAGWTIQSGGSSNSVTVKAGPNSGHIIAREVNGCADLRDTLLVSSRPPTIPGAVTGNNEVCTGINSSLLTLGGHNGDVLGWLSSTNGTTWTPIANTAFTYTAQNLTATTQFAVVVQNGATCPADTSVSALVTVDPKSVGGMLSPDVSSFCTGQTAGSLLTLTGNTGTVVNWQSSANASLWNSFAPAYTGGAYAAGGLTATTYYRTIVKSGVCEADSSAMATVKYVNVPFPAATYDPAQKAICYGDSVRLNATITVGTSYSWRPLSTLRNPGDGNIPSLPHTLQALAKPLNSTNYILSVLNAGCPNTLNDTFRIQVAPPIVVSAGKDTAIVWGQSLQLQATVNDPASYTYTWSPASGLNNANISNPVAVLWGETAQSMMYTVKATNAAGCFGTDAINVKLFRTKPDIFVPNGFSPNGDNRNEVIYPICVGITRLDFFRVYNRWGQLIFNTNTIHKGWDGTLGGVRQSSGTFVYMVQGVDITGKVISKRGTLELVR; encoded by the coding sequence ATGAAGTGTAAACTGATCAGGAATTTATTGGTAGGCTGTATGCTGGCAGCTACAGCGCTTCCCGTGCTGGCCCAAACCCAGGCCTGCCCCGTGAATATTAATTTCGCCACCGGCGATCTGGCCAATTGGTCGGCCGCCACCGGCTTGATGAGCGGGTCGCTCCTGAACTATCCATTTCCCAATAATGGAGTGACCACCATCCCGGAATACACGATTGGTGTAACCGGCATCCAGGTCAATACCAGCGCCACTACCGATCCCTTTGGCTATTTCACCACCATCCCCACCATCAATGGATATTCCTATAGCTACTCCGTTAAATTAGGGTCCACTGCTACCTCTTTTGATCTCGGCAGGGGCAATAATCCCGGCGGCTTTACACGCTCCGTTACCTATACCATCCAGGTACCAGCCGGCCCTGTTTCCGAACCTTATACCATGACTTATGCCTATGCCCTCGTACTGGAAAATGGTACCCACAATTCGAATGAACAGCCTTTGTTCAAGGCTACACTCAATACACCCGATAGCATCATCACCTGCGCATCTCCCGAATATTACCTGCCCACCTTCAACAATGCCGGGCAGGGCGGCGGCGGCGGAGGAGGAGGTGGTGGGGGTAGCTCTACCGGCGCTACACTCGATTCTGCAACCGCTATTGCCCAGGGATTTATCAATAGCAACACACCTTTCTTTTCCCATAGCGGTGGAGGAGGAGGTGGAGGTGGCGGTGGGGGCGGCCAGTATTTGTATGATGTGTGGACCAAAGAATGGACCGAAGTAACCTTCGACCTGTCCGCTTACCGGGGCAAACAGGTGACCCTTACTTTCCAGGCCAATAATTGTAATCCCGGGGCGCATTTTGCCTACGCGTATGTAGCCCTTCGCAATAGTTGTGCCGGCCTGGAGATCAGCGGCCCGCAGATCGCCTGCGCCAACAGCACTTTTACCTATTCCATCCCTGCACTGGCCAATGCCGCCTATAGCTGGACCGTGCCTGCCGGCTGGACCATCCAATCCGGCGGCAGCAGCAATAGCGTTACCGTAAAAGCTGGTCCTAACAGCGGCCACATTATTGCCCGTGAGGTCAATGGCTGTGCCGACCTGCGCGATACTCTCCTGGTGTCGAGCAGGCCACCCACCATACCCGGAGCCGTAACGGGTAATAACGAGGTATGTACCGGCATCAACAGTAGCCTGCTCACGTTGGGTGGACACAACGGTGATGTACTGGGCTGGTTGTCCAGCACCAACGGCACTACCTGGACCCCCATTGCCAATACAGCCTTCACGTATACAGCACAAAACCTTACAGCCACCACCCAATTTGCCGTGGTGGTGCAAAATGGCGCTACCTGTCCGGCAGATACCAGCGTCAGCGCCCTGGTAACGGTTGATCCTAAAAGCGTAGGGGGGATGCTGAGCCCGGACGTCAGCAGCTTTTGTACCGGGCAAACCGCCGGCAGTTTACTCACACTGACTGGCAATACCGGCACTGTGGTCAACTGGCAATCTTCGGCCAATGCCAGCTTGTGGAATAGTTTTGCACCAGCGTATACCGGCGGCGCCTACGCAGCAGGCGGATTGACTGCCACCACTTACTACCGCACCATTGTGAAAAGCGGTGTTTGTGAAGCCGATTCCAGCGCCATGGCTACTGTCAAATATGTGAATGTGCCGTTCCCGGCAGCTACTTACGATCCTGCACAGAAGGCTATTTGTTATGGCGATTCCGTGCGGCTGAATGCCACCATTACCGTGGGCACCAGTTATAGCTGGCGCCCCCTGTCAACACTCCGTAATCCCGGCGACGGCAACATTCCTTCCCTGCCGCATACCTTGCAGGCATTGGCCAAACCTTTAAATTCTACCAATTATATTCTCTCCGTATTGAATGCCGGATGTCCCAATACACTCAACGACACTTTCCGCATACAAGTGGCTCCTCCCATTGTCGTATCGGCAGGTAAGGATACCGCGATTGTATGGGGCCAGTCGCTCCAGTTACAGGCGACTGTGAATGATCCGGCCTCCTATACATATACCTGGTCACCTGCTTCCGGGCTCAACAACGCCAATATCTCCAATCCTGTAGCGGTATTGTGGGGTGAAACGGCGCAATCCATGATGTATACAGTAAAAGCCACCAACGCCGCTGGTTGTTTCGGAACAGATGCCATCAATGTAAAATTGTTCCGTACCAAACCCGATATTTTTGTACCCAATGGTTTCTCGCCTAATGGCGATAACCGAAATGAGGTGATCTATCCTATTTGCGTGGGCATCACCCGCCTCGATTTCTTCCGCGTGTATAACCGCTGGGGTCAACTGATCTTCAATACCAATACCATTCACAAGGGCTGGGATGGTACCCTGGGAGGTGTACGCCAATCTTCGGGCACTTTTGTATACATGGTGCAGGGAGTGGATATTACAGGTAAGGTGATCTCCAAACGCGGAACGCTGGAATTGGTACGCTAA
- a CDS encoding helix-turn-helix domain-containing protein → MKENDQENNNFRIAVPADYAGFFSHFYYAENKTAASITKTLLPTYQTILIFNFGTKVFLHSKQDTQVEISKCLVLGPIKQAFDYTLPANAEILVVTFKDDAFYRFFGNASIAEHVPMDPDDILNENCFSVLWNELNKIKDTNLRVDHILKFCDPYLRQQNTIAEQLTGFKDQTLNPIKSVASEISQTERNVQLIHKKHLGYSAKEFNRYLRFLKAIELIQDIVSADSKVDWFEIISECGYYDQSQLIHDFKHYINISPAKYLKFQQDICISKS, encoded by the coding sequence ATGAAGGAAAACGACCAGGAAAATAATAACTTCAGGATAGCTGTTCCAGCTGACTATGCGGGTTTTTTCTCTCATTTTTATTATGCCGAAAATAAAACAGCTGCAAGCATAACTAAAACATTATTACCTACTTATCAAACCATTCTGATTTTTAATTTTGGCACAAAGGTATTTCTGCATTCGAAACAAGATACTCAAGTGGAAATAAGTAAATGCCTTGTTTTGGGGCCTATAAAACAGGCATTTGATTATACACTTCCTGCAAATGCAGAGATATTGGTAGTGACTTTTAAAGATGATGCTTTTTACCGTTTTTTTGGGAATGCTTCTATTGCTGAACATGTACCAATGGATCCGGATGATATATTAAATGAAAATTGCTTCTCGGTTTTATGGAATGAACTCAATAAAATAAAGGACACCAATCTTAGAGTGGACCATATCCTTAAGTTTTGTGACCCTTATTTGCGACAACAAAACACGATTGCTGAACAGCTTACAGGTTTTAAGGATCAAACATTAAACCCAATAAAATCAGTTGCCAGCGAAATCAGTCAAACTGAGCGAAATGTTCAACTCATTCATAAAAAACATCTTGGTTATTCGGCTAAAGAATTTAATCGCTATTTGCGGTTTTTAAAAGCTATCGAACTCATACAGGACATTGTTTCCGCTGATTCCAAAGTTGATTGGTTTGAGATAATTAGTGAATGTGGTTATTATGACCAGAGTCAGTTAATACATGATTTCAAGCACTATATCAACATTAGTCCCGCCAAATACCTCAAATTCCAACAGGATATTTGTATTTCAAAAAGTTGA
- a CDS encoding Kelch repeat-containing protein, translating into MQVRMHRSPVSLLMIVLLITSFLASCKKSIEEPPVGQDDRVTDQALISIGGNVWTELTPAAPSIPTSVTFNMSFSVSNKLYSLVQANDQLWEYDPSTAAWSVKKNNFTGQPTFTYVYLFTNGTSAYFMKQSTKEVKAYDFATSQWGNKASFPGTSSGAASFSATATKGYIMGGTNGFDPDGYGYALKENWEYDFAANTWQSKANLPGTGRYNAAAYAIGDKIYFGTGISILTIINPNTFQLYRSPVLNSDWWEYNTLTNTWTAKAAFGGGKRQDTRGFMLGNKVYLGLGTSAYYSNIQSDLWSYDATANAWTQKASYPPGNGYPPYVTFTACNGRGYAVTGNITAFWRYTPPQLIIPLPTNP; encoded by the coding sequence ATGCAGGTACGTATGCACCGGTCACCGGTAAGCCTTTTAATGATCGTATTATTGATCACTTCTTTTTTAGCGTCGTGTAAAAAGAGTATAGAAGAACCACCCGTCGGGCAAGACGATCGGGTAACTGATCAGGCCCTTATCAGTATTGGCGGCAATGTGTGGACCGAATTGACCCCGGCGGCTCCCAGTATCCCGACATCTGTTACTTTCAACATGTCATTCAGCGTCAGCAATAAGTTGTATTCCCTGGTACAGGCAAACGACCAGTTGTGGGAGTACGATCCCTCTACGGCCGCATGGTCAGTGAAGAAAAACAACTTTACCGGGCAACCCACTTTTACGTATGTGTATCTTTTTACAAATGGGACCAGTGCCTATTTTATGAAACAATCGACAAAAGAGGTGAAAGCCTACGATTTTGCTACCAGCCAATGGGGTAATAAAGCCAGTTTTCCAGGAACTTCCAGCGGAGCAGCTTCTTTTTCCGCTACCGCCACCAAAGGATATATTATGGGTGGTACCAATGGATTTGATCCTGATGGATATGGCTATGCGTTAAAAGAAAACTGGGAATATGATTTTGCAGCCAATACCTGGCAGTCCAAAGCGAATTTGCCCGGCACCGGTCGTTACAATGCGGCTGCCTATGCGATTGGCGATAAGATCTATTTTGGCACCGGTATATCTATATTGACGATCATTAACCCCAATACCTTCCAGCTATACCGTAGTCCTGTCCTCAATTCAGATTGGTGGGAATACAATACCCTCACCAATACCTGGACCGCCAAAGCTGCCTTCGGTGGTGGTAAGCGTCAGGATACCCGTGGATTTATGTTGGGCAATAAAGTGTACCTGGGTCTCGGTACTTCGGCGTATTATTCCAATATCCAATCAGACCTCTGGAGTTACGATGCCACGGCCAATGCCTGGACACAAAAGGCGAGTTATCCTCCGGGCAACGGTTATCCTCCCTATGTTACTTTCACTGCCTGCAATGGCCGGGGATATGCAGTTACAGGAAACATCACTGCTTTCTGGCGATATACACCACCACAGCTCATAATTCCCTTACCTACCAACCCATAG
- a CDS encoding YciI family protein, whose protein sequence is MKEFLIAIHRDLTGKSPVPSPEQMKEAMKPYQEWIAGIAAADKLVTPPKRWDIDGRVITADEVQEGPYAEKKKSIGGLLLIKAKDYDEAVAIAKKCPIIKYGAIVEVRMAIPAA, encoded by the coding sequence ATGAAAGAGTTCTTAATTGCGATCCACAGAGATCTTACAGGCAAAAGCCCCGTACCCTCACCAGAACAAATGAAAGAAGCCATGAAGCCCTACCAGGAATGGATTGCAGGCATAGCGGCTGCCGACAAATTGGTGACCCCTCCCAAAAGATGGGATATCGATGGAAGAGTGATCACAGCCGACGAAGTACAGGAAGGACCTTACGCAGAGAAAAAGAAATCAATTGGCGGTTTATTACTTATAAAAGCCAAAGATTACGATGAAGCAGTAGCAATTGCAAAAAAATGTCCCATCATTAAGTACGGCGCCATTGTGGAAGTGAGGATGGCTATCCCCGCCGCCTAG